In Mercurialis annua linkage group LG5, ddMerAnnu1.2, whole genome shotgun sequence, a single genomic region encodes these proteins:
- the LOC126681750 gene encoding uncharacterized protein LOC126681750 translates to MKKYGVRHKIATPYHPQTSGQEELGNREIKRILEKTVQISRKDWAMKLDDALWTYRTAFKTPIGMSPYKKESGAKRLLQLNQLDEFRHSAYESAQLYKERTKKIHDANISKKEFHERDYVLLFNSRLRLFPGKLKSRWSGQFKVIKVFPHGAVELENSTEVAFKVNGRRCKQYLGGLMERQREVFSLT, encoded by the exons ATGAAAAAGTATGGAGTTCGCCACAAGATTGCTACACCCTATCACCCACAAACAAGCGGACAAGAGGAGTTGGGCAATAGGGAAATCAAGAGAATCTTAGAGAAAACGGTGCAAATCTCAAGAAAAGATTGGGCGATGAAGTTAGACGATGCACTGTGGACATATCGGACCGCGTTCAAAACTCCAATTGGCATGTCCCCGTACAA aaAAGAGTCAGGTGCTAAACGCCTTCTACAACTCAATCAATTGGACGAATTTCGACATTCGGCCTACGAGAGTGCACAACTCTATAAGGAACGAACGAAGAAGATACACGATGCGAACATTTCGAAGAAGGAATTCCATGAGAGAGATTatgttttgttatttaattcaCGACTTAGATTGTTTCCTGGAAAATTGAAGTCGCGATGGAGCGGACAGTTCAAGGTGATAAAAGTTTTTCCTCATGGAGCGGTGGAATTGGAAAACTCAACCGAAGTTGCATTCAAAGTAAATGGGCGAAGATGCAAACAATACCTCGGTGGATTGATGGAGCGACAAAGGGAAGTTTTCTCCCTcacttaa